Proteins co-encoded in one Caldisericia bacterium genomic window:
- a CDS encoding patatin-like phospholipase family protein codes for MKKIGLFKRKIGIVLMGGGARGLAHIGVLEALINSGINFDLICGTSMGGIIGGLFALGYTPEEIKNMALNFDYSKILKLPRFSFIKNLNNIFEIIFLSTYGRLFEKEGEDKIEELLKEITKEEQIENLKIKFFCTAVDLLTGKEIIFDKGPLYKALRATMSYPFIFKPVSYNKMLLVDGGVLDNAPVIKAKEFGAKKILVVDIHRGLKKESIKNLNSDLSILKRIYDVMTEKLVEINLEKADYVLKIDIEKSTFDFTNTQEIIEKGKEKTLSEIKKIKKILFSF; via the coding sequence ATGAAAAAAATTGGTTTATTCAAAAGAAAAATTGGAATTGTCTTAATGGGTGGAGGAGCAAGAGGTCTTGCACATATTGGAGTTCTTGAAGCACTAATAAACAGTGGAATTAATTTTGATTTAATATGTGGGACTTCAATGGGTGGAATAATTGGAGGTTTATTTGCCCTAGGATACACTCCAGAAGAAATAAAAAATATGGCATTAAATTTTGATTATTCAAAAATTTTAAAATTACCAAGATTTTCATTTATAAAAAATTTAAACAATATTTTTGAAATTATTTTTCTTTCAACATATGGAAGGTTATTTGAAAAAGAAGGTGAAGATAAAATTGAAGAGTTATTAAAAGAAATTACAAAAGAAGAACAAATAGAAAATCTAAAAATAAAATTTTTCTGCACAGCAGTAGATCTATTAACTGGAAAGGAGATTATCTTTGATAAAGGACCTCTTTATAAAGCACTTAGAGCTACTATGTCTTATCCATTTATTTTTAAACCAGTAAGTTATAACAAAATGCTTCTTGTTGATGGAGGAGTTCTTGATAATGCACCAGTTATAAAAGCAAAAGAGTTTGGAGCAAAAAAAATTCTTGTTGTTGACATTCATAGAGGTTTAAAAAAAGAAAGCATAAAAAACTTAAATTCAGATTTATCTATTTTAAAAAGAATTTATGATGTTATGACAGAAAAATTAGTTGAAATAAATTTAGAAAAAGCAGATTATGTATTAAAAATTGATATTGAGAAAAGCACTTTTGATTTTACAAATACTCAAGAAATAATTGAAAAGGGCAAAGAAAAAACATTAAGTGAAATTAAAAAAATTAAAAAAATACTTTTTTCATTCTAA